Proteins encoded by one window of Monoglobus pectinilyticus:
- a CDS encoding divergent PAP2 family protein translates to MRYFEEFFSNRIFFIVLFAWLLSCVIKGIIEWIRNKKINWGRFFGPGGMPSSHSTIVACLATCVGMSEGFDTALFVVCCALALIVMYDASGIRRAAGEQAKMINMIVEAWEEKDPVLKDEKLKELLGHTPLEVLGGAVLGVFVALVSGVFLGL, encoded by the coding sequence ATGAGATATTTTGAGGAGTTTTTCAGCAACAGGATTTTCTTTATAGTCTTGTTTGCATGGTTATTATCCTGCGTTATCAAGGGAATAATTGAATGGATACGAAATAAAAAGATTAATTGGGGCAGATTTTTCGGCCCGGGCGGTATGCCGTCGTCCCACTCGACAATTGTGGCTTGTTTAGCTACTTGCGTTGGTATGTCTGAGGGCTTTGACACCGCTTTGTTTGTGGTATGCTGTGCTTTGGCGCTTATTGTTATGTATGACGCGTCGGGGATAAGAAGAGCTGCCGGTGAGCAGGCAAAGATGATAAATATGATAGTTGAAGCATGGGAAGAAAAAGACCCGGTATTGAAGGATGAAAAGCTAAAAGAGCTTTTAGGGCACACTCCGCTGGAAGTTTTGGGCGGTGCTGTTTTGGGTGTTTTTGTGGCACTGGTTTCAGGCGTGTTTTTGGGATTGTAA
- a CDS encoding polyprenyl synthetase family protein, with product MVKPSKEFEKKLELYIKLIEEKLQSIAAVPNSPDAMVCEAMKYSLLAGGKRIRPVITIACAELFGGNIDDAVTVGCALECIHTYSLIHDDLPCMDNDDLRRGKPTCHKVFPENIALLAGDALLNKAFEIMSDKDNFISLNERTMIELVRTLSQASGTKGMIGGQVIDLINEKRDDVDIQELILMHKKKTGALIEAAASLGCIIGGVIENEEFNKISQFSSNLGLAFQIKDDILDVTGNEDILGKPIGSDKESGKNTFVTLLGLEKAEYILKRHTEVSISALEYFGDKAWFLKELAVSLLIREK from the coding sequence ATGGTTAAGCCTTCAAAGGAATTTGAAAAAAAGCTGGAACTTTATATAAAATTGATTGAAGAAAAATTGCAGAGTATTGCTGCTGTGCCAAATTCACCTGATGCGATGGTCTGTGAGGCTATGAAATATAGTCTTTTAGCAGGAGGCAAGAGAATCCGTCCTGTTATTACTATTGCTTGTGCTGAGCTTTTCGGCGGCAATATTGACGATGCGGTAACAGTTGGCTGCGCTCTTGAGTGTATACATACTTATTCCTTGATTCACGATGATTTGCCCTGCATGGACAATGATGATTTAAGACGCGGAAAGCCTACCTGTCACAAAGTGTTTCCTGAAAATATTGCTTTATTAGCCGGAGATGCGCTTTTAAATAAAGCTTTTGAAATTATGTCCGATAAAGATAATTTTATATCTTTAAATGAAAGAACTATGATTGAACTTGTTAGAACACTGTCACAGGCTTCTGGAACAAAGGGTATGATTGGCGGACAGGTGATAGACCTTATAAACGAAAAAAGGGATGACGTTGATATTCAGGAGCTTATTTTAATGCACAAGAAAAAGACCGGGGCATTGATAGAAGCGGCAGCAAGTTTAGGCTGTATTATAGGCGGAGTTATAGAGAATGAAGAATTTAATAAAATAAGTCAATTTTCTTCAAATTTAGGGTTGGCATTTCAAATAAAAGATGATATACTAGACGTTACAGGCAATGAGGATATTCTTGGAAAACCGATTGGCAGCGACAAAGAGAGTGGAAAAAATACATTTGTTACTTTGCTCGGCTTAGAAAAAGCCGAATACATTCTGAAACGCCATACTGAGGTTTCTATCTCAGCTCTTGAATATTTTGGAGATAAGGCTTGGTTCCTAAAAGAATTGGCTGTATCTCTGCTTATAAGAGAAAAATAA
- the xseB gene encoding exodeoxyribonuclease VII small subunit — protein MENKENRELFEKNLKELEVVVKELEGGDVTLDQMLELFEKGVKLTKQCTAALDAAEQKINILIKNRETGQIEEQPFAGMGEQN, from the coding sequence ATGGAAAATAAAGAAAATAGAGAATTATTTGAGAAAAATTTAAAAGAACTTGAAGTTGTAGTAAAAGAGCTTGAAGGCGGAGACGTAACTCTTGACCAAATGCTGGAGCTCTTTGAAAAGGGAGTTAAGCTTACAAAACAGTGTACGGCAGCGCTTGACGCGGCGGAACAGAAAATTAATATATTAATAAAGAACAGGGAAACAGGGCAGATTGAGGAACAACCTTTTGCGGGAATGGGAGAACAAAACTAA
- the xseA gene encoding exodeoxyribonuclease VII large subunit, translating into MIERQALTVTQVNLYIKQVIARDDILNNVLVKGELSNFKAHSSGHMYMSLKDETGVMRAVMFRSAAAKLNFRPQNGMKVLARGRIGVYERDGQYQLYIEHMEQEGIGDLHVAFEKLKQKLDAEGLFSPKYKKPLPKYPGRIGVVTAPTGAAIRDIMNILSRRFSYSDILLYPVLVQGENSAQSIVEAINYFNDTDSADVLIVGRGGGSIEDLWSFNEEIVARAIFASHIPIVSAVGHEIDFTISDFVADLRAPTPSAAAELVVPSQVELREKFNNVYSRMYTCANRIVERSRMRVKMLSENTVLKNPMVKVEDNRIYLDSLYKNFENAFQGILNEKKQSLALNASKLDALSPLSSLQRGFSVTKDTAGKVVKSVGQISDGDEITVLVSDGSLLADVKKIEKN; encoded by the coding sequence ATGATAGAGAGACAAGCGTTGACTGTAACACAGGTCAATTTATATATAAAGCAGGTTATTGCGAGAGATGATATTTTAAATAACGTATTGGTTAAAGGTGAGCTTTCAAACTTTAAAGCTCATTCCTCCGGGCATATGTATATGTCACTGAAAGACGAAACCGGAGTTATGAGAGCCGTTATGTTTAGAAGCGCAGCTGCCAAGCTCAACTTCAGACCCCAAAACGGAATGAAAGTTTTGGCTAGAGGAAGAATTGGGGTTTATGAAAGAGACGGACAATATCAGTTATACATAGAACATATGGAGCAGGAGGGGATAGGCGACCTGCATGTGGCTTTTGAGAAACTGAAACAAAAACTGGATGCTGAGGGATTGTTCTCTCCTAAGTATAAAAAACCTCTGCCTAAGTACCCTGGGAGAATTGGAGTTGTCACTGCTCCTACAGGAGCCGCTATCAGGGATATTATGAATATACTGTCAAGACGTTTTTCATATTCTGATATACTGCTTTATCCGGTTCTTGTGCAGGGGGAAAATTCGGCTCAGAGTATTGTTGAAGCCATAAATTATTTTAACGATACTGATTCAGCCGACGTTCTTATTGTAGGCAGAGGCGGCGGCTCGATTGAAGATTTGTGGTCTTTTAATGAAGAAATAGTCGCCAGAGCAATTTTTGCCAGTCATATACCTATAGTGTCGGCTGTAGGTCATGAGATAGACTTCACTATATCGGATTTTGTCGCGGATTTGAGAGCGCCTACGCCGAGCGCTGCTGCAGAGCTTGTTGTGCCATCTCAGGTTGAACTTAGAGAAAAGTTCAATAATGTGTATTCCAGAATGTATACATGCGCTAACCGTATAGTTGAAAGAAGCAGAATGAGAGTAAAAATGCTGAGTGAAAATACTGTTTTGAAAAATCCTATGGTAAAAGTGGAGGATAATAGGATATATTTAGACAGCTTATATAAGAATTTTGAAAACGCGTTCCAGGGAATATTAAATGAGAAAAAGCAGAGTCTTGCGCTGAATGCGTCAAAGCTTGACGCTCTCAGTCCTCTAAGTTCGCTTCAAAGAGGATTTTCTGTTACTAAAGATACAGCGGGCAAAGTGGTAAAGAGCGTCGGCCAGATTTCAGACGGTGATGAAATCACAGTTTTAGTCAGTGACGGAAGCTTGCTTGCAGATGTGAAAAAAATAGAGAAAAATTAA
- the nusB gene encoding transcription antitermination factor NusB gives MDRRKAREYTFIILFQYKFQPEDISEILDDFFKEYDTGKQGEYISQAVAGVVKNIDEIDKKITEFSNGWDIERIGAVSLAILRLGVFEMLYMDDLPLPVSVNEASNLTREYAGEEAVSFVNGVLGSIQKQLEN, from the coding sequence ATGGACAGAAGAAAAGCAAGGGAATATACTTTTATAATTCTCTTTCAATATAAGTTTCAGCCTGAAGATATCAGCGAAATATTAGATGATTTTTTCAAAGAGTATGATACTGGTAAACAGGGCGAATATATCAGCCAGGCAGTTGCCGGCGTTGTAAAGAATATTGATGAGATAGACAAAAAGATAACTGAGTTTTCAAACGGATGGGATATTGAACGTATTGGAGCTGTCAGCCTGGCGATTTTAAGACTGGGTGTGTTTGAAATGCTCTATATGGATGATTTGCCGCTGCCTGTTTCGGTTAATGAGGCTTCAAATCTTACCCGTGAATATGCCGGTGAAGAGGCGGTTTCATTTGTAAACGGAGTTTTGGGAAGTATCCAAAAACAGCTTGAAAACTAG
- a CDS encoding Asp23/Gls24 family envelope stress response protein: MAEDNNAPQEQAAPKTGDVNISNDVVSIVASLAASSVKGVSGMVSSISGGIAELLGKKNMSKGVKVNVNDKDVTLDLSIIVEYGAKIPDVAWEIQEKVKSEVEAMTGLTVVAVNVSVEGVSVPKEDSDKSQSGSAAYTVSEAVDNAAEAAGEVVDKASDYVQKAGTKAGQFVDLAKDKAEDLTGLAKDKAEDLADIAKDKAEDFADKVKDKAEEAVEIGSDILEDLKDRLSEEPEKDKAE; this comes from the coding sequence ATGGCAGAAGACAACAATGCGCCTCAGGAGCAAGCTGCTCCAAAGACCGGAGATGTCAATATTTCAAACGATGTTGTTTCTATTGTGGCGTCGCTTGCGGCAAGCAGTGTTAAAGGCGTATCAGGAATGGTAAGCTCGATTTCCGGCGGAATAGCCGAGCTTCTCGGCAAAAAGAATATGTCAAAGGGCGTAAAGGTTAATGTGAACGATAAGGACGTAACGCTCGATTTGTCTATTATTGTTGAATACGGCGCTAAGATACCGGATGTTGCTTGGGAAATCCAGGAAAAGGTTAAGAGTGAAGTTGAAGCAATGACCGGTTTAACAGTTGTTGCTGTAAATGTCAGCGTTGAAGGCGTCAGTGTTCCAAAAGAAGATAGCGATAAGTCTCAGAGCGGGTCTGCAGCGTATACAGTCAGTGAAGCTGTAGATAATGCGGCCGAAGCAGCGGGAGAAGTGGTTGACAAGGCGTCAGACTATGTTCAGAAAGCAGGAACAAAAGCCGGGCAGTTTGTCGATTTAGCTAAAGATAAAGCAGAAGATTTAACCGGCTTAGCTAAAGATAAGGCGGAAGACTTAGCTGATATTGCTAAAGATAAAGCTGAGGATTTTGCCGATAAGGTTAAGGATAAAGCTGAGGAAGCTGTTGAAATAGGTTCTGATATCTTGGAAGATTTAAAGGATAGATTGAGCGAAGAGCCGGAAAAAGATAAAGCTGAATAG